Proteins found in one Paenibacillus dendritiformis genomic segment:
- a CDS encoding outer spore coat protein CotE, producing the protein MANSDKHHCREIITKAVCGKGRKFSVVTHTVTPPHHPTSILGAWIINHQYESVRAGDGIEVIGTYDINIWYSYDNNSQTDVAKETVSYVELVGLSYVDPRHRRATEEVSAEAIQEPNCVEASISSSGTGVTIRVEREFAVEMVAETKVCVRVCPNGCNDFEDKDFDFGIQDDEFDDLDPDLTDEEL; encoded by the coding sequence ATGGCAAATTCAGATAAACACCACTGCCGTGAGATAATCACGAAAGCAGTTTGCGGCAAAGGTCGCAAGTTCTCCGTCGTAACACATACCGTCACTCCGCCTCATCATCCGACGAGTATATTGGGAGCCTGGATTATCAACCATCAATATGAATCGGTAAGAGCCGGAGATGGAATTGAGGTCATCGGTACGTATGACATCAACATCTGGTATTCGTACGACAACAATTCCCAGACGGATGTGGCCAAGGAGACGGTATCCTACGTCGAGCTCGTCGGATTGTCTTATGTCGATCCGAGGCACCGCCGAGCGACGGAAGAGGTATCGGCTGAGGCGATCCAGGAGCCGAATTGCGTCGAGGCCAGTATCTCCTCGTCCGGCACAGGGGTTACGATTCGCGTGGAGCGCGAATTCGCGGTAGAGATGGTAGCGGAGACGAAGGTATGTGTGCGCGTCTGCCCGAACGGTTGCAACGATTTCGAAGACAAGGACTTTGATTTCGGCATCCAGGACGATGAGTTCGACGATCTGGATCCGGATTTAACGGATGAGGAGTTGTGA